TTTGGCTCATTTTCAGTGTGAGGACAGATGGCTGCAGTTGCTGAAGTCTGGGGGAGTTTTATAAGCccatttttctctgttctttccaCCACCCCTATAAAACAGTGGTTGAAAGATAACCAGGTAACTTTTATCTCTCAGATGCCATTCAGTTCCAAATAAAATCAAGGTCATTGTGTTCTTAAGAAGAGCGTTTGCAGAGTGTGGGgagatggtcatggtgaggtgcagagtgtggggagatggtcatggtgaggtgcagagtgtggggagatggtcatggtgaggtgcagagtctggggagatggtcatggtgaggtgcagagtctggggagatggtcatggtgaggtgcagagtctggggagatggtcatggtgaggtgcagagtgtggagagatggtcatggtgaggtgcagagtgtggagagatggtcatggtgaggtgcagagtgtggagagatggtcatggtgaggtgcagagtgtggagagatggtcatggtgaggtgcagagtctggggagatggtcatggtgaggtgcagagtgtggagagatggtcatggtgaggtgcagagtctggggagatggtcatggtgaggtgcagagtctggggagatggtcatggtgaggtgcagagtgtggggagatggtcatggtgaggtgcagagtctggggagatggtcatggtgaggtgcagagtgtggggagatggtcatggtgaggtgcagagtgtggggagatggtcatggtgaggtgcagagtctggggagatggtcatggtgaggtgcagagtgtggggagatggtcatggtgaggtgcagagtgtggggagatggtcatggtgaggtgcagagtgtggggagatggtcatggtgaggtgcagagtctggggagatggtcatggtgaggtgcagagtctggggagatggtcatggtgaggtgcagagtgtggggagatggtcatggtgaggtgcagagtctggggagatggtcatggtgaggtgcagagtctggggagatggtcatggtgaggtgcagagtgtggggagatggtcatggtgaggtgcagagtctggggagatggtcatggtgaggtgcagagtgtggagagatggtcatggtgaggtgcagagtctggggagatggtcatggtgaggtgcagagtctggggagatggtcatggtgaggtgcagagtgtggagagatggtcatggtgaggtgcagagtctggggagatggtcatggtgaggtgcagagtgtggggagatggtcatggtgaggtgcagagtgtggggagatggtcatggtgaggtgcagagtgtggggagatggtcatggtgaggtgcagagtgtggggagatggtcatggtgaggtgcagagtgtggggagatggtcatggtgaggtgcagagtctggggagatggtcatggtgaggtgcagagtgtggggagatggtcatggtgaggtgcagagtgtggggagatggtcatggtgaggtgcagagtgtggggagatggtcatggtgaggtgcagagtgtggggagatggtcatggtgaggtgcagagtgtggggagatggtcatggtgaggtgCTTACAATGATATGATTGATCCCCACTATGTTAAGTGTTGGCACACGCTGGCgtcccagggctggggaggtagaggcaggaagaactcTGGGACTTGCTGAGCAGCCAGCTTAGCCTATGGGTTGAGTGCCAGTTCAGTCAGAGACcgtatctcaaaaaataaaatgaagactgTAGAACATTCTTAAGGAGTGACACCTGAGATTGTCTACTGgcctcacatgcatgcacatacgtGCCTCTGTATACATGAAGATACAAGCAGATGGGGGGGCAGTGAGGAAGAGAGGATGAATCTCACGGATGCtgacatttttctctttaaagactACTCCTTGCTGATGGCGTGGCCCCTGTCGTGGTCGTGGTTTCTATTCTGTGAACAGATTCCATGACCatagcagctcttataaaggaaaacatttaactggatCTGGCTTACAATTCAGAGGGGTATCCACTGTCATGGCAGGAAGGTGGCATCATAGGTAGATGTGGTGCTGGAGGGGTAGCTGAGAACTGTACATCTGGATTAGCAGGAAGAAACCGTGAGCCCGTGGGCTGGGGCTGAGTTAAGCTTCCGAGAGTCTTTTCCCAGTAACAGCTGCTGAGAGTCTTCTGCCTCAGCAGTGGTTTTCTGTTTCCACTCCCTTGGGGAGGGACCCTAAGACTCATGGAAATTCCAGCTTTCATAGATATGTGAAATTAGTTTACTTCCTGAGCTTCAAGagcctcttctcttcctcataGGAGGGGTGCTTCAATTAGGATGAAATTGTTATacaatagaaagagagagaggaaaaaaaaaaaaaaacaaagaaaaatagggTAATACTTATAAGATCaattcagatttttctttctcttttcttttttgagtcacACTTCACCATGGAAATCAAGTAGTCAATGTTATTAGTATTTGGATGAGAATGGATAAAGTATAGATAGCTTGGCTGATGAAATGGTACAATCCTAGTTTCTCCTGTTGCTGATTCACAATTTGATGGCAACAAATCTATGTAGGAGCTATCTCTGGGTGATTTTCTGGGAGCATAGGTATAGCTGCTTTGTTATGgttattttttcaaagatttatttatttattacttatacaacattctgtctgtgctccagaagagggcaccagatctcactatagatggttataagccaccatgtgcttgccaggaattgaactcatgacctttggaagaacagccagtgttctttacctctgagccatctctccagccctgttatgttttatcttattgctactcatgtttttctttaaacCAGCAGCTCTCAACCTATGGGTTATGACCAcaagtatttacattatgattcataagagtagTTAAGTtatagttatgaggtagcaacaaaaaaaattttacaGTTGGGGGATCACCCCAACATGATAAagtatattaaagggtcacagccttaggaaggttgagaatcactgctttaaACTATATTTGATCAACACGAAATTCAGTGACTTACATGACTGTCTTGTATGGAACCAAAACCTGCTAATCTTTTAAGAAAAGGATGCAGAAGCAGCAACTTCTCCCCCTGACGATTCTGTATGTGTggacaatgtatcttgatcataccTACCtgactccttcctccctctcccctaggGTACCTCTCCCACCTTCATGTCCTCTTGCCCTCTTTTATTTGTAGCTTAGCCTGGTTTACAAGCCTGAAGGAATGTGACTGATTttgctggcttgatcttgtgaagATAATCATAAGTGCAGTGAGTTCATGATGGCACCAGCCTTCCCATGTGCAGCTGACAGCATATCGCAGCACTCCTCCCATCCACATCTGATGATTTTCACATAAGTCTCAGGGATCAATCTTGGGGGCCAGGCTTGCATGGTACCCTGCATTATGTTTGTGGAGATATCACCTCAGCTCCCATGTTGGGCTTTCAGTAGAATGTAGATATTCTGGAATTTCACAGTAacggtgattttcttttttcttttcatcatttattctttttttctttattaattacactttattcactttgtatcacccccggggttccctccctccttccatcccaatccctccctttttccaccctctgcatgcatgcccctccccaagtccactgatagaggaggacttcttttcttccttctgatcctagtcaattaggtctcattaggagtggctgtgttgtcttcttctgtggcctagtaatgctgcttccccctcagggggaggtaattaaagagcaggccaatcagttcatgtcagagacagtccctgttcctattacaatggaacccacttggatacagaactgccaggggctacatctgtgcaggggtcttaggttatctccatgcatagtccttggttggagtgtgatgGTGATTTTCAAGAGAGATTCTTTTAGGGTActcttttgaaaaatataatttGGATAGTTAGGAGTTGTTGGACAAGTAGAAGTAGATACAGACTCATACAAAAATGTCCAAGTGACCCAGTATCATGTCAAATAAATctgtacaaaatattttttaaaaatatgtaaaataaagagaaaaatattcttCACATTTTTCCTGAGAAAAGAAGCAGTTTTTGTgaagttttgttttctgcatcATGCTCCTGTCCACTCTGTGTTCCCATAGGATCTGAGGAAAGGAGCATGTGGAGGTGGAACCAGACCTCTCTGGAAGACTTCATCCTTCAAGGGCTGTTTGATGACTCCTTCAACCACCGCTGCCTTTTCCTCTTGATCATGCTGGTCTTCCTTACCGCAGTGAGTGGCAACAGTCTCACCATCCTCCTCATCTGCTCTGACCCCCGTCTTCACACACCAATGTACTTCCTGCTCAGCCAGCTGTCCCTCATGGATCTGATGCATGTCTTTACAACCATCCCCAAGATGGCCAGCAACTACCTGTCTGGCAagaagtccatcccatttgtgggCTGTGCCACCCAGCACTTCCTGTATCTGTCTCTGGGTGGTGCAGAGTGTCTCCTCCTGGCCCTCATgtcctatgaccgctatgtggccatctgccaCCCCTTACGCTACACTGTGCTCATGAGCAGAAGGGTGGGAGTGATGATGGCCGTCATGTCGTGGTTGAGTGCATCTGTGAACTCCCTAATCCACACAGCCATCTTGATGAGCTTCCCTTTCTGTGGGTCGAGAATCATCCACCACTTCTACTGTGAATTTCCAGCTGTTGTGAAGCTGGTGTGTGGGGA
Above is a window of Meriones unguiculatus strain TT.TT164.6M chromosome 15, Bangor_MerUng_6.1, whole genome shotgun sequence DNA encoding:
- the LOC110542686 gene encoding olfactory receptor 2AE1-like produces the protein MWRWNQTSLEDFILQGLFDDSFNHRCLFLLIMLVFLTAVSGNSLTILLICSDPRLHTPMYFLLSQLSLMDLMHVFTTIPKMASNYLSGKKSIPFVGCATQHFLYLSLGGAECLLLALMSYDRYVAICHPLRYTVLMSRRVGVMMAVMSWLSASVNSLIHTAILMSFPFCGSRIIHHFYCEFPAVVKLVCGDITLYENTVYISSVVLLLLPILLVSTSYGFILHSVIQMRSAGSKRNAFATCSSHLIVVSLWFGACIFSYMRPRSQRTPLQDKVGSVFYSIITPTLNPLIYTLRNKDVAKALKKAWRRDRLS